The Marinilongibacter aquaticus genome has a window encoding:
- a CDS encoding shikimate dehydrogenase family protein, which produces MKLYGLIGFPLTHSFSKKFFTEKFEKEGTSDQFKYELFEMENPKNFPDLFEKNPDLKGINITIPHKQNVFDYLDGLDQSAKLVGAVNVVKRLENDKLIGFNSDFYGFQRSLKESMGLEKIKDLKALVLGGKGGAAKAIVAALEDLGVSVQLVSRKAQDGLIDYAESRNLLPTHHLIVNCTPLGTYPKTEACPDIDYTLLTPNHFLFDLVYNPAETLFMKKGLEKGAQVKNGYDMLVYQAEKSWEIWQNETI; this is translated from the coding sequence ATGAAACTTTATGGGCTTATCGGTTTTCCGCTGACACATTCTTTTTCGAAGAAATTTTTCACTGAGAAATTTGAAAAAGAAGGCACTTCAGATCAATTCAAATACGAATTGTTTGAAATGGAAAATCCAAAAAATTTCCCTGACCTTTTTGAGAAAAATCCCGATCTAAAAGGAATAAATATCACCATTCCGCACAAACAGAATGTGTTCGATTATCTGGATGGCCTGGATCAATCGGCCAAATTGGTGGGAGCTGTAAACGTGGTAAAACGTCTTGAAAATGATAAATTGATTGGCTTCAACTCTGATTTTTACGGTTTCCAGCGGTCTTTGAAAGAGAGCATGGGCTTGGAGAAAATCAAAGACCTGAAAGCCTTGGTTTTGGGCGGAAAAGGAGGAGCTGCAAAAGCAATTGTAGCCGCCTTGGAAGATTTGGGTGTTTCTGTGCAATTGGTCAGCCGAAAGGCTCAAGATGGTTTGATCGACTATGCCGAAAGCCGCAACTTATTGCCCACCCATCACCTGATCGTCAACTGCACACCTCTGGGCACTTATCCCAAAACCGAAGCCTGCCCAGACATCGATTATACGCTCTTGACTCCGAATCATTTTTTATTCGATTTGGTTTATAATCCAGCCGAAACTCTTTTCATGAAAAAAGGCTTGGAAAAAGGTGCACAAGTAAAAAATGGATATGATATGCTGGTTTACCAAGCCGAAAAATCTTGGGAAATCTGGCAAAACGAAACGATATGA
- the hemH gene encoding ferrochelatase has translation MTLKTGVLLVNLGTPDSPETPDVRKYLRQFLMDGRVIDYPFIPRWMLVNLIIAPFRSPKSAKVYKEVWTDAGSPLKVYGYENETMLQQVLGDEYIVKLAMRYQEPSMAEGLETLQQQGVSKIIVVPFFPQYASATTGSVYEEVNRITSTWQTIPEIRLVNNFYQDPLFIEGFVKNAQHLLEKNEYEHFVFSYHGIPERQIHKGDVNGKTCALGSCCDKIGPHNQFCYRAQCMETTRLLVEKLGLKEGSYTTCFQSRLGKEVWVQPYTEEVVKTLAKEGKKKVLAFSPAFVADCLETTIEVGEEYKELFIEHGGQQWDLVESLNSSDNWIQLLEKLVKDS, from the coding sequence ATGACCTTGAAAACGGGTGTTTTATTGGTTAACCTCGGCACTCCAGACAGTCCCGAAACTCCCGACGTCAGAAAATATTTGCGTCAATTTTTAATGGATGGCCGCGTAATCGATTATCCATTTATTCCTCGCTGGATGTTGGTCAATTTGATTATTGCTCCTTTCCGTTCGCCCAAATCGGCCAAAGTATACAAAGAAGTGTGGACCGACGCTGGCTCACCTTTGAAAGTGTATGGCTATGAAAACGAAACCATGCTTCAGCAGGTGCTAGGCGATGAATACATTGTAAAGTTGGCCATGCGTTACCAAGAGCCTTCCATGGCAGAAGGTTTGGAGACTCTTCAACAACAAGGTGTTTCCAAAATCATTGTGGTGCCCTTCTTTCCGCAGTACGCTTCGGCCACCACAGGTTCGGTTTATGAAGAGGTAAACCGAATTACGAGCACTTGGCAAACCATTCCTGAAATTCGACTGGTCAACAATTTTTATCAAGACCCTTTATTTATTGAAGGTTTTGTGAAAAATGCTCAACACCTGTTGGAAAAGAATGAATACGAGCATTTCGTGTTTTCGTACCACGGTATTCCCGAAAGGCAAATTCACAAAGGCGATGTGAACGGAAAAACCTGTGCTTTGGGTTCATGTTGCGACAAGATCGGCCCGCACAATCAGTTTTGCTACCGGGCACAATGTATGGAAACCACACGCTTGCTGGTCGAAAAACTCGGTTTAAAAGAAGGCTCGTACACCACCTGTTTCCAGTCTCGTTTAGGCAAAGAGGTTTGGGTGCAACCCTATACCGAAGAAGTGGTGAAAACATTGGCCAAAGAAGGGAAAAAGAAAGTTTTGGCCTTTTCTCCGGCATTTGTCGCCGACTGCCTCGAAACCACAATAGAAGTGGGCGAAGAATATAAAGAGCTCTTTATCGAGCACGGTGGGCAACAGTGGGACCTCGTTGAAAGCTTAAACAGCAGCGACAATTGGATTCAATTGCTCGAAAAATTGGTAAAAGATTCTTAA
- a CDS encoding amidophosphoribosyltransferase, whose translation MSEAIKHECGIALIRLRKPLDYYIEKYGTPLYPVNKLYVLMEKQSNRGQDGAGVANVKVEVPPGYRYISRYRSIENRPIVDIFGKINEKYRGVLKNNPEEFRNASWLQKNLAFTGEVWLGHLRYGTHGKNEIENCHPMLRQSNWRSRNLVCAGNFNMTNAEELFTKLVALGQHPKDKGDTVTVMEKIGHFLDEENQRVFERFKGIYDNPALSDLIEDNMDLQRVLHRACRDFDGGYAMAGITGYGAAFVVRDPNGIRPAYYYADDEVVVVTSERPPIKAAFGAKFEDIKELQPGNAIIIDKYGEYSECNVVKAGERKACSFERIYFSRGADDEIYQERKTLGKLLVPQILKEIDYDLENTIFSYIPNTAEVSFYGLMEGMEEYLTKWRVEQLQKEGNSPERLEKVLNFKPRFEKIVSKDVKLRTFITNDNDRGEMVSHVYEMTQGVVRPGKDTIVVIDDSIVRGTTLEKSILKLLDRLGPKKIVVVSSAPQIRYPDCYGIDMSKVREFVAFRAMLALLKEKGLEYKKEEVFLETQHSFANNKAHKANYLQKLYNTFDYHEVSRKIAEILRPEGLKADLAVLYQTVENLNKACPKNLGDWYFTGDYPTKGGNKVVNRAFANFMEGKEIRAY comes from the coding sequence ATGAGCGAAGCGATCAAACACGAATGCGGCATTGCCCTCATTCGCCTCAGAAAGCCGTTAGATTATTACATCGAAAAGTACGGCACCCCCCTCTACCCCGTCAACAAGCTTTATGTCTTGATGGAAAAACAGTCGAACCGTGGACAAGACGGTGCGGGTGTGGCCAACGTCAAGGTTGAAGTTCCCCCCGGATACCGGTACATTTCTCGTTACAGATCCATCGAAAACAGGCCCATAGTGGACATTTTCGGCAAAATCAATGAGAAATACCGCGGTGTTTTGAAGAACAACCCCGAGGAATTCAGAAACGCCTCTTGGCTTCAAAAAAACCTTGCGTTTACAGGTGAGGTTTGGTTGGGCCACCTTCGGTACGGTACCCACGGTAAAAACGAAATTGAAAACTGTCACCCGATGCTTAGACAAAGCAATTGGCGAAGCCGAAACTTGGTGTGTGCAGGTAATTTCAACATGACCAATGCCGAAGAACTCTTCACAAAACTTGTGGCCTTGGGCCAGCATCCGAAAGACAAAGGCGATACAGTCACGGTGATGGAAAAAATTGGACATTTCCTAGACGAAGAGAACCAACGCGTGTTTGAGCGATTCAAAGGCATTTACGACAATCCCGCCCTTTCTGATCTGATTGAAGACAACATGGACCTGCAAAGGGTGCTGCACAGAGCATGCCGCGATTTCGATGGTGGCTATGCCATGGCCGGCATTACTGGATACGGGGCCGCCTTTGTCGTGCGTGATCCAAACGGCATTCGTCCGGCTTACTACTATGCCGACGACGAAGTGGTGGTGGTGACCTCTGAACGCCCCCCAATCAAAGCCGCTTTCGGAGCCAAATTTGAAGACATCAAAGAATTGCAGCCCGGCAATGCAATCATTATCGATAAATACGGTGAATACAGCGAATGCAATGTGGTGAAAGCCGGAGAAAGAAAAGCCTGTAGCTTCGAACGTATTTACTTTTCGAGAGGAGCCGACGATGAAATATATCAGGAAAGAAAAACATTGGGCAAATTGCTCGTGCCGCAAATCCTGAAAGAAATAGATTACGACCTCGAAAACACCATTTTCTCTTACATCCCGAACACCGCCGAGGTTTCTTTTTATGGCCTAATGGAAGGCATGGAAGAATACCTGACCAAATGGCGGGTGGAGCAATTGCAAAAAGAAGGCAATTCGCCAGAAAGACTGGAAAAGGTATTGAATTTCAAACCGCGGTTCGAGAAAATCGTATCGAAAGATGTAAAACTGCGTACCTTCATCACAAACGACAACGACCGCGGAGAAATGGTCTCGCATGTGTATGAAATGACGCAGGGCGTGGTTCGGCCCGGCAAAGATACCATAGTGGTCATCGACGACTCGATTGTGCGTGGCACAACGCTGGAAAAATCGATCCTGAAATTGCTCGACAGACTCGGGCCCAAGAAGATAGTAGTGGTCTCTTCTGCTCCGCAAATTCGCTATCCCGATTGTTATGGCATAGACATGTCGAAAGTGCGTGAATTTGTGGCCTTCAGAGCCATGTTGGCCCTGTTGAAAGAAAAAGGTTTGGAATACAAAAAAGAAGAAGTCTTTTTGGAAACCCAACACAGCTTTGCAAACAACAAAGCTCACAAGGCCAATTACTTACAAAAACTTTACAACACTTTCGATTACCACGAAGTGTCGCGTAAGATCGCAGAGATTTTGAGACCAGAAGGATTGAAAGCCGATCTAGCCGTATTGTATCAAACAGTGGAAAACCTGAACAAGGCCTGTCCGAAGAATTTGGGCGATTGGTATTTCACAGGCGATTATCCCACTAAAGGAGGAAACAAAGTGGTGAACAGAGCCTTCGCCAATTTCATGGAAGGGAAAGAGATCAGAGCCTATTAA
- a CDS encoding VTT domain-containing protein, translated as MEFIHFLLDFLKDPLSTLQGFLETYDTLTYAILFLVIFVETGLIVMPLLPGDSLLFAVGLLAASTGKLEISFIIPLLIFAALLGDNVNYLVGRRFSAFIKSKEKILFLKREYITQTEEFYAKHGGKAVILARFMPIIRTIAPFVAGAGSMKYPKYILYCFLGAALWVTSISLLGFFLGNNEFVKANFEKVVLSIVFISIAPMLWGLVKMKFLNKSKA; from the coding sequence ATGGAATTCATACATTTCCTTCTCGACTTCCTCAAAGATCCCCTTAGCACATTGCAAGGCTTTCTTGAGACCTACGACACCCTCACGTACGCCATTCTTTTTCTCGTTATTTTCGTAGAGACCGGCCTGATCGTGATGCCTCTTTTGCCCGGCGATTCGCTGCTTTTTGCGGTGGGCCTTTTGGCCGCTTCAACAGGTAAATTGGAAATTAGCTTCATTATTCCCTTGTTGATTTTTGCCGCCCTGCTTGGAGACAACGTCAACTACTTGGTCGGTCGAAGGTTCAGTGCATTCATCAAATCGAAGGAGAAAATTCTTTTCCTCAAAAGAGAATACATCACCCAAACCGAAGAATTCTATGCCAAACACGGCGGTAAGGCTGTAATTCTCGCCCGTTTCATGCCCATTATCCGAACCATAGCTCCATTTGTGGCCGGTGCAGGAAGCATGAAATACCCCAAATACATCTTGTACTGCTTTTTGGGAGCAGCCTTATGGGTTACATCCATCAGCCTTTTGGGTTTCTTTTTAGGCAACAACGAATTTGTGAAAGCCAATTTCGAAAAAGTGGTGCTCAGTATTGTGTTCATCAGTATTGCACCGATGCTTTGGGGTTTGGTAAAAATGAAATTCTTAAATAAATCTAAGGCCTAA
- a CDS encoding BamA/TamA family outer membrane protein yields MSKKCAVVFLLGMIFTQCVLAGTAVDSLVVGDVTVSGNHRTRSSIILRELSFSCGDTLSPLAFQNELERSRRNIMQTDLFIWVEAHADSVGEVRNVIFTVKEKLYFLPLPIFYLADRSFNEWWYNRDHDFKRVIYGVMLNHDNLTGNGDRMKVKLYGGFIPYIELVYNRPYIDKRQRMGLKAGVFYAVQRSFPYRTWEDKLDFLDTEKISKRRKGAYLEYSLRNALYHSHTFYLGLSEISVRDSVLQLNPHYFAQNERHLPFLTLSYDYRYDKRDNAFYPLDGEILTFSLTHYSFLRGNQTNHLRIGGQYFKFFPLGNKFFGDIRLRGQLSFPQKQLYPFVLGLGYNNTFVRGYELNVIDGQHTALMQNDLKYQIFKKKIDLSHIIKWRQFNSMPLGIYAKVFFDLGYSRNFHPEYSQSILSNKLLFGYGAGIDLATFYSTVLKLNYSVNQSGFNKLYFGVQRSL; encoded by the coding sequence ATGTCAAAGAAATGTGCAGTAGTTTTCTTGTTGGGGATGATTTTCACGCAGTGTGTGCTGGCTGGCACAGCCGTGGATTCTTTGGTTGTAGGCGATGTGACCGTAAGTGGCAATCACCGCACCCGAAGCAGTATAATTCTACGCGAATTGTCTTTTTCCTGCGGAGATACACTGAGCCCCCTGGCCTTTCAAAATGAGCTAGAACGCTCGCGTAGAAATATCATGCAAACCGATTTGTTCATTTGGGTAGAGGCTCATGCCGATTCGGTAGGCGAGGTGCGAAACGTGATTTTCACCGTGAAAGAAAAGCTCTATTTTTTGCCTTTGCCCATATTCTATTTGGCCGACAGGAGTTTCAATGAATGGTGGTACAATCGCGACCACGACTTCAAAAGGGTAATTTACGGCGTGATGCTCAATCACGACAATTTGACCGGGAATGGTGATCGAATGAAAGTGAAACTCTATGGCGGTTTTATTCCTTACATCGAATTGGTGTACAATCGCCCTTACATTGATAAAAGGCAGAGGATGGGCCTGAAAGCGGGTGTTTTTTACGCTGTTCAGCGAAGTTTTCCTTACCGCACATGGGAGGATAAATTGGATTTTTTGGATACTGAAAAAATATCCAAACGTCGGAAAGGAGCGTACCTCGAGTACAGTTTGAGGAATGCCCTGTACCATTCGCATACCTTCTACCTCGGCCTTTCAGAAATATCGGTTCGCGATTCTGTTCTTCAGCTCAATCCGCACTATTTTGCCCAAAATGAGAGACACCTTCCTTTTCTCACATTGAGCTACGACTACAGGTACGACAAACGCGACAATGCCTTTTATCCTCTGGATGGCGAAATTTTAACGTTCAGCCTTACGCACTACAGTTTTCTTCGCGGAAACCAAACAAACCACTTACGGATTGGCGGACAATATTTTAAGTTTTTCCCCTTGGGGAATAAATTTTTCGGAGATATTCGCCTTCGTGGGCAGCTTTCTTTTCCCCAAAAGCAGCTTTACCCTTTTGTTTTGGGTTTGGGCTACAACAATACGTTTGTTCGCGGCTACGAGCTGAATGTGATCGATGGACAACATACGGCTTTGATGCAAAACGACCTGAAATATCAGATTTTCAAAAAGAAGATCGATTTGAGCCACATTATCAAGTGGCGGCAGTTCAATTCTATGCCATTGGGCATTTATGCGAAAGTGTTTTTTGATTTGGGTTATTCGCGGAATTTTCATCCAGAATACAGCCAAAGCATTCTTTCAAACAAACTTTTGTTTGGTTATGGGGCAGGAATCGATTTGGCCACTTTTTACAGCACGGTGTTAAAATTAAACTATTCAGTGAATCAATCTGGATTTAATAAATTATATTTCGGTGTTCAGCGATCCTTGTAA
- the rimO gene encoding 30S ribosomal protein S12 methylthiotransferase RimO, translating into MKTKGNRKNKINIVTLGCSKNLVDSEILYTQLKGNNMDVSHEAAKDDSNIVVINTCGFIDNAKQESIDTILRYAEAKDAGFVEKVYVSGCLSHRFKDELAPEIPQVDAWFGTNELPRLLKTLRADYKKELVGERLLTTPAHYAYLKIAEGCDRPCSFCAIPLMRGKHISTPMDELVLQAQNLAKKGTKELILIAQDLTYYGLDIYKKRNLSELLDKLADVEGIDWIRLQYAYPAGFPMDILDVIKNRPNICKYLDMPLQHGSSEILQLMRRGINREKTENLVDAIRQKVPEIALRTTLIAGHPGETEDHFEEMYRFVEKMRFDRLGVFTYSHEEDTHSFSMPDDIPAEIKEERADLIMELQQGISKELNEKKVGQTFKVLFDRKEGDYFIGRTEFDSPEVDNEVLIKADEYVRIGDFAQVKIHETEEFDLFGTLAK; encoded by the coding sequence ATGAAAACCAAAGGCAATCGCAAAAACAAGATCAACATCGTCACCTTGGGCTGCTCGAAAAACTTAGTGGATTCCGAAATTCTCTACACGCAGCTCAAAGGCAACAATATGGATGTAAGCCATGAAGCGGCCAAAGACGACTCGAATATTGTGGTGATCAACACTTGCGGTTTTATTGACAATGCCAAACAAGAATCGATCGATACCATTTTGCGTTATGCCGAAGCAAAAGATGCGGGTTTCGTCGAAAAGGTCTATGTTTCAGGCTGTTTATCGCATCGTTTCAAAGACGAACTTGCACCGGAAATCCCTCAAGTAGACGCTTGGTTTGGCACCAATGAACTGCCCCGTTTATTGAAAACATTGCGTGCGGATTATAAAAAAGAGTTGGTTGGCGAACGTTTACTCACAACTCCGGCCCATTACGCCTATCTCAAAATCGCCGAAGGCTGTGATCGCCCCTGTTCTTTTTGTGCAATCCCCTTGATGCGTGGAAAACACATTTCGACGCCGATGGACGAGCTTGTGCTACAGGCTCAAAACTTGGCCAAAAAAGGCACGAAAGAACTCATTCTTATTGCTCAGGATCTCACCTACTACGGTTTAGACATATACAAAAAGAGAAACCTATCTGAATTGCTGGACAAATTGGCCGATGTGGAAGGTATCGATTGGATACGCTTGCAATACGCCTATCCTGCCGGTTTCCCGATGGATATTTTGGATGTGATCAAAAACAGGCCGAACATTTGCAAGTACCTCGACATGCCGCTTCAGCACGGTTCTTCGGAAATTCTGCAATTAATGAGAAGAGGGATCAACCGCGAAAAAACAGAAAACTTGGTGGATGCCATACGCCAAAAAGTGCCTGAAATTGCCCTTCGTACCACATTGATCGCTGGGCACCCGGGCGAAACCGAAGATCATTTTGAAGAAATGTACCGCTTTGTTGAAAAAATGCGTTTCGATAGGCTCGGCGTTTTCACCTATTCTCATGAAGAAGACACGCACTCTTTCAGTATGCCTGACGACATTCCCGCCGAAATAAAGGAAGAAAGGGCAGATCTGATCATGGAACTGCAACAGGGAATTTCGAAGGAGCTCAATGAAAAGAAAGTCGGGCAAACCTTTAAAGTGCTTTTCGACAGAAAAGAAGGCGATTATTTTATTGGCCGCACCGAATTCGATTCGCCCGAAGTAGACAATGAGGTACTTATTAAAGCCGATGAATATGTACGCATTGGCGACTTTGCACAAGTAAAAATCCATGAAACCGAAGAATTCGACCTGTTCGGGACTTTGGCTAAGTGA
- a CDS encoding YjjG family noncanonical pyrimidine nucleotidase — MFTHKKHIFFDLDHTLWDFDANATHALTLIYQSADWQASGLDLSLFIEKFSEENKKLWTKLELEQISHEDLRATRFQLALGLLDVEIDTEESLRLNGLFLELLPEQNKLIEGCIAILESLKPRYELHILSNGYFDVQCKKIQSGGIAHYFKHIITNDIAASRKPDLGIFTYAQNKTSAKAEESLMIGDSLIADVQGAKNAGWDAIHFSPKAESEEHLTISKLEELLQYL, encoded by the coding sequence TTGTTTACCCACAAAAAACATATCTTTTTCGATCTCGATCATACACTTTGGGATTTCGATGCCAACGCCACACACGCCTTGACTTTGATTTACCAATCTGCCGATTGGCAGGCCAGTGGCCTAGACCTTTCCCTGTTCATTGAAAAGTTTTCAGAAGAAAACAAAAAGCTTTGGACCAAACTCGAGCTGGAACAGATAAGCCACGAAGATTTGAGAGCCACCCGTTTTCAATTGGCTCTTGGCCTGTTGGATGTTGAAATCGACACGGAAGAATCATTGCGGCTGAACGGGCTGTTTCTTGAATTGCTGCCCGAACAAAACAAACTCATTGAAGGCTGTATCGCTATTTTGGAAAGCCTGAAACCCAGGTACGAATTGCATATCCTGAGCAACGGCTATTTCGATGTGCAATGCAAGAAAATACAATCGGGTGGGATCGCACATTACTTTAAACATATCATCACAAACGATATCGCGGCATCCCGCAAACCCGATCTGGGCATTTTTACCTATGCTCAAAACAAGACTTCTGCAAAAGCTGAAGAAAGCCTGATGATTGGCGACAGCCTGATTGCCGATGTGCAAGGTGCCAAAAATGCAGGCTGGGATGCCATCCATTTCAGCCCGAAAGCAGAATCCGAAGAACATTTGACCATTTCTAAGCTCGAGGAACTGCTGCAATACCTGTAG
- a CDS encoding phosphosulfolactate synthase — translation MNYHLDMVPPRTPKPREAGLTMVMDKGLSVREIEDLLTTCSDYMDIVKLGWATSFVTPNLEDKIRVYKEAGIPVYFGGTLFEAFTVRGQFEDYLRVLDKFGLEHAEVSDGSITLPHEDKCKYISRLSKHVKVLSEVGSKDAEKIFAPYKWIEMMRAELDAGAWKVIGEAREGGNIGLYRSSGEVRQGLVDEIIHAISPENIIWEAPQKSQQVYFVKLVGSNVNLGNIAPNELVPLETIRLGLRGDTFATFLPEDIKQKYKLGKYYQDDRIKQDDWQD, via the coding sequence ATGAATTACCACTTAGATATGGTGCCGCCCCGCACTCCGAAACCAAGAGAAGCTGGACTAACAATGGTTATGGACAAGGGCTTAAGTGTGCGAGAAATTGAGGATTTGCTAACCACCTGTTCTGATTACATGGACATTGTGAAGCTGGGATGGGCCACCTCTTTTGTCACGCCAAACCTCGAGGATAAGATTAGAGTGTACAAGGAAGCAGGCATCCCTGTCTATTTTGGTGGAACTTTGTTCGAAGCCTTTACCGTTCGCGGTCAATTTGAAGATTATTTGCGAGTGTTGGATAAATTTGGACTAGAACACGCCGAGGTATCGGATGGCTCCATTACCCTTCCACACGAAGACAAATGCAAGTACATCAGCCGCCTTTCGAAACACGTGAAGGTACTTTCTGAGGTAGGCTCGAAAGACGCCGAAAAGATTTTCGCCCCCTACAAATGGATCGAGATGATGCGTGCTGAATTGGATGCCGGTGCTTGGAAAGTGATTGGTGAAGCCCGCGAAGGTGGAAACATCGGTTTGTACCGCAGCAGTGGAGAGGTTCGCCAAGGGTTGGTCGACGAGATCATCCACGCCATTTCGCCTGAAAACATCATCTGGGAAGCTCCACAGAAAAGCCAACAGGTGTATTTCGTGAAATTGGTCGGTTCGAATGTGAACTTGGGCAATATCGCTCCAAATGAACTCGTTCCGCTCGAAACCATTCGCTTGGGACTTCGCGGCGACACCTTTGCAACATTCCTGCCCGAGGACATTAAGCAGAAATATAAATTGGGCAAATACTACCAAGACGACCGAATTAAACAAGACGACTGGCAAGACTAA
- a CDS encoding (2Fe-2S) ferredoxin domain-containing protein, which produces MKYKKHVFVCTNDKVAPKKCCGSERGMEIVNAFKESLTEKGLQREIRAQKAGCLDTCAFGPSVVVYPEGIFYGKVTPEDVEEIVQEHLINDRPVERLKLEF; this is translated from the coding sequence ATGAAGTATAAGAAACACGTGTTTGTGTGTACAAACGATAAGGTCGCTCCAAAGAAATGTTGCGGAAGCGAAAGAGGTATGGAAATTGTAAATGCATTCAAAGAAAGCTTGACTGAGAAAGGATTGCAAAGAGAAATCCGTGCCCAAAAAGCAGGATGTTTGGATACCTGTGCTTTTGGCCCTTCAGTGGTGGTTTATCCCGAAGGCATTTTCTACGGCAAAGTGACGCCCGAAGACGTGGAAGAAATTGTACAGGAGCACTTGATCAACGATCGCCCTGTTGAGCGTTTGAAACTCGAATTCTAG
- a CDS encoding glycosyltransferase family 2 protein, whose translation MPTSLVIIVPCYNEEAILEMSKNQLVDFLNRMKAEGLATENSKICFVDDGSKDQTWALIDGFVKNNPECVGLKLSKNFGHQSAILAGMMECMNQFEAYITIDADLQDDVEVMREMLIRHQNGAKVVYGVRNDRSNDTFFKRFTAETFYKLMLKMGVPIVYNHADFRLMDNIVVENFSNFKEVNLFIRGIIPTIGFKSEEVYYQRLERQAGETKYPLTKMLAFAWKGITSFSTSPMRMVLWFGAFNFLLALLITVYVLYSWAVGKVVIGWASTLLPMAYFSGSNMIAIGLIGEYLGRVYEEIKGRPRYIIEKRVE comes from the coding sequence ATGCCCACTTCGCTTGTCATTATTGTGCCTTGTTACAATGAAGAGGCTATTCTCGAAATGTCGAAAAACCAATTGGTCGACTTCCTGAATCGCATGAAGGCAGAGGGCCTTGCCACAGAAAACAGCAAGATTTGCTTTGTCGACGACGGCAGCAAAGACCAGACATGGGCGTTGATCGATGGTTTTGTCAAAAACAATCCCGAGTGTGTGGGCCTAAAACTCTCGAAGAACTTTGGTCACCAGTCGGCCATATTGGCGGGCATGATGGAATGCATGAACCAATTCGAAGCCTATATTACAATCGATGCCGATCTGCAAGACGACGTAGAAGTGATGCGAGAAATGCTCATTCGGCATCAAAATGGAGCCAAAGTGGTTTACGGGGTGCGAAACGACAGAAGCAACGACACTTTTTTCAAAAGGTTTACAGCCGAAACCTTTTACAAATTGATGCTGAAAATGGGCGTGCCCATTGTATACAACCATGCCGATTTCCGTTTGATGGACAATATCGTGGTCGAAAATTTCAGTAATTTCAAAGAAGTCAACCTCTTTATTCGCGGCATTATCCCCACTATTGGGTTCAAAAGTGAAGAGGTTTATTACCAAAGACTCGAACGCCAAGCGGGCGAAACAAAATACCCGCTGACCAAGATGCTGGCCTTCGCTTGGAAAGGCATCACTTCTTTTTCTACATCGCCCATGCGAATGGTCTTGTGGTTCGGGGCCTTCAATTTCCTTTTGGCCCTACTCATTACCGTTTACGTGCTCTACAGCTGGGCCGTGGGCAAGGTTGTCATTGGTTGGGCCTCAACCCTCTTACCCATGGCCTATTTCAGCGGCTCGAACATGATTGCAATCGGCCTAATTGGCGAATATCTAGGACGCGTGTATGAAGAAATAAAAGGCCGCCCCCGCTACATAATCGAAAAGCGTGTAGAATAA
- the prmA gene encoding 50S ribosomal protein L11 methyltransferase, which yields MDFIEANIEVNAEFAEILVAELAEIGFDTFLDTDDGLLAYATEDLFDAQAFKQVMEDYAAKTTLFYAIKGVKKENWNAEWENSFQPIAVGSDIWVRATFHEANPDFPHEIVITPKMSFGTGHHETTSQMLALQLGIEHTNKKVLDVGTGTGILAIMAEKLGADSIRAFDIDEWSVENTLENIALNHCEHIGVGQGTIQDEEKDLYDIVLANINRNILLDEIPTYNTFLKPEGFLLMSGFYESDKAEIDEKCSSEGLKKVNELSKNNWVAVVYRKQ from the coding sequence ATGGATTTTATAGAGGCAAACATCGAAGTGAATGCGGAATTTGCGGAAATTCTAGTCGCCGAATTGGCCGAAATTGGCTTCGATACTTTTCTGGATACCGACGATGGGCTTTTGGCCTATGCCACTGAAGACCTCTTCGACGCCCAAGCTTTCAAGCAAGTGATGGAAGACTATGCGGCGAAAACGACTTTGTTCTATGCCATAAAGGGGGTAAAAAAGGAGAATTGGAATGCCGAATGGGAAAACAGTTTTCAGCCGATTGCGGTGGGTTCGGATATTTGGGTGCGGGCTACTTTTCATGAAGCCAATCCCGATTTCCCGCACGAAATTGTGATTACCCCGAAAATGTCTTTTGGCACGGGTCACCACGAAACCACTTCGCAAATGCTCGCTCTGCAACTCGGCATTGAGCACACAAACAAGAAAGTATTGGATGTAGGCACCGGAACGGGCATTTTGGCTATTATGGCCGAAAAACTTGGAGCCGACAGTATACGTGCATTTGATATTGACGAATGGTCGGTTGAAAATACTTTGGAGAATATTGCTCTCAACCATTGCGAACATATTGGCGTGGGACAAGGCACAATTCAAGACGAAGAAAAAGACCTGTACGATATCGTATTGGCCAATATCAACCGAAACATTCTTTTGGATGAAATTCCCACCTACAATACATTTCTTAAACCAGAGGGTTTCTTGCTTATGAGCGGCTTTTATGAAAGCGACAAAGCAGAAATCGATGAAAAGTGCAGCAGCGAAGGCCTAAAAAAAGTAAACGAATTGAGTAAGAACAATTGGGTGGCAGTCGTTTATAGAAAGCAATAG